TATATTGATTTCATTCTCCTTGGAACAGTGGCAGTGCTCGAGCATAAGGCagttcttgatttaattttttgagggacATCCACACTACCTCTCATAATAATTGTAGTACTTTACATTCCCACTGTGGTGAAGAAAAGCTTCCTTTTCTGCATATTTTGACCAACACTTGTTttcgtctttttttttaagatttattttatttgaaagagggagaaagatatacacacagagagagagagaaagagagagggagggagggagggagagagggaggaaaggaaggaaggggtgtgccagggcctccagccactgcaaattaactacagacacatgagccaccttgggcatctggtttatgcagggactagggaatcaaaccttggtccttaggcttctcaggtaaatgccttacctgctaagccatccctcttgtGGCTTTTTGATTATGTGGTTTGAGTACATGGTTTTAATCACATTTCCCTAAGGACTGAAGAGTTTGAGCATTTTTTTCTGTATACCTGTTTGCCACTTGtatgtcttcctttgagaaatgtCTATTGTACATTAAtcatattatttgttttttttttctattgagttGAGTTCCTTATATATTCTGTATACGAATTTCCTTGTTAGATGTATAGTTGTGAGTATATTCTCTTACTCTGtagattttctctttgttgttttcTAATCAAGTTTTACCTTGACAGGAAAGTAAAACCTCTTTGGTTTTACAATACAGAGTACAAATCAACAATATGCCTTATAATGGCTTAAAAAAAGTTTATgtacaaaacattttatataaaaatagtgGTCACACTGCCAGATAAGCCATTCATTGGTACACTCAAGAAATATTTACTGAGACACGTGAAGGTTGGTGAGTCGGTTGGGTGCTCGTCTGGGCATGCGTGGACGCACCGGGATGGatccctcctcgtcctcctccgcGGTGGGCTTCGGCTCCATGGATCCCCAACTGCAGCATCTCATCAAGGTGGAGAAGCAGAAGCAGCGCTTCCAGCAGCTGGTGCACCAGATGACAGAACTTTGCTGGGAGAAGTGCATGGACAAGCCTGGGCCAAAACTGGACAGTCGGGCTGAGGCCTGTTTTGTAAACTGCGTTGAGCGCTTCATTGTTACAAGCCAATTCATCTTGAATCGACTTGAACAGACCCAGAAATCCAAACCAGTCTTCTCAGAGAGGCTTTCTGACTGATCTCAGCAATACCTCTTTGGAAAAGTAGCTCAAGAAATGAAAAGCTGTTGATGGAAGGTTGAAGAAATGGCTATGGGGAATGGTTCCCGACTCTTGTCATTCTTGGGACGTCTTATCATCTGAGAATGAACAAAGACCAATTTTGTGTAGGGGGTTGAGggtcatatgtgtatgtggtgtgttttTAATGCTAATCAtgggaaaataattgaaagatgAATGGAAAACTCTGAGATGCATATGGGGCTATGCTTTTCTCAAGGTCCCCTTAACTAACTGCTTTGTATAATTTTGATAGTGGCACTGCTTTCTGTAATTTGATAGTGGGACCACACAGATAAGTCTATCTGTATAAATGAATTTCACACTTTTAGGAAGACCTCTGTGTCAGGAAAGGTAGCAATGGGAGAATAACTTGGCATTTGACTGTGGACCATCTTATCTATTGTTTGATTATCAGGGCTGGAGTTCAGCTTTCCAGGTTATCTCCCTTCCCGACACTATGATTTacttcaatatatattttaaaatatggtctCAATGTTGAATGGGCAGCCCGAGAATATAGAGGCCTTTAGTTATAAAGGAATCTAGTCCATGAACATAATTCTCATTACCAGACTGCCATGAAACATGCTAAACTTACTCTGTGTATCAGAATACAAAACATTCACAGATGTGCCTAAAAAAAgtcatcagggggctggagagatggcgcagcggttaagcgcttgcctgtgaagcctaaggaccccggttcgaggctcggttccccaggtcccacgttagccagatacacaagggggcgcatgcgtctggagttcgtttgcagaggctggaagccctggcgcgcccattctctctctctctctccctctatctagctttctctctgtctctgtcgctctcaaataaataaataaaattaaaaaaaaaaagtcatcagatTTAGGTCAGTCAAAAATAGGAGTTTCAGGTAGAGGTGCATGTCTGATGTTAATGACTACAAATTCCATTAACTGCATTCTTTTCATCACTGAAATAAAAACTCAACAAGATTcatctctgggaaaaaaaaaaaatttactgagagctagagagatggcttagcggttaaggcacttgcctgcaaagccaaaagacctcggtttgattccccaggacccacataaaccagatgcacaagggggcgcatacgtctagaatctgtttgcaatggctgaatgaTCTGGCacgctctttctccctctctctgcctctctctctctctctctcaaataaataaataaaagtaaagtttttttttatagaaaaatgaaagaaacatttaCTGagtaagctgggcatagtggtgcactcctttaatcccagcactcgggaggcagaggtaggaggatcgccataagtttgagaacactctgagactccatagtgaattcaaggtcagcgtgggctagagtgagaacctacctcaaaaaaacaaaaaagaaagaaagaaatatttactgaataattATGTATCAGTTACCATGCTATACTTACATCTATGAGTACAAACCTTAAAACTGTCAAGAGCATGCTAACTACTACCTATACACCTATACAGGATACCCAACACAACCTTACCAGTATCATTCGAAGAGGCCATGTTATGAAAAGAATCCCTTAAAATGGTGGTGCCACCTTTCTAAGGACCCTCCGACAATTCACATGTAACTTCAAAGGGAGAAGACTTGTCCAATAGGACAAAATTTGACTACTTTAAGAATTATCaattaagacaaaataaaccaatGATAGTGTTTTACCTTCATCTACTTCTTTAGTTTACTATAAAAACTACCTCAAGATTCTAAATCAAAAGTGGTGACTGGGATTGCCCTGGACTAGAGGTGCACAGGGAATGAATAGGTAGGAGATTCTGGTTCCTTCCTCACCTCCCAGTTCCTATGGTCCCAATAGCCCTGCGGCTGGCTTGGGGCTCCTGGACCTTGCTGGAAGCTGCTGAAGTAGGCCTGTTGTTCTGCCTTCAACTGACCTGCCCATGGATCACCAGCTCCCAGATTCCCTACTCCAGAGGGTGCACTCAAAAGTGGAGTGAGCAGGCTGGAGTTCCTggctccttccccacctcccagttccacGGTCCTGGTAAAACTGCTGCTGGCTTGTAGTGGCCTGAACCCCGTGGCAAGGTGCTGAAGCACGCCTGCTGCACTGCCTTCCACACTGACCTGCCCCTGAGtccccaggtctctgctcccctgagccagagggtgcacAGGCAACTGTGGCAGCCCCTGACTCCTCAGCTTTCTGGCTCTTACCTCCTCAGCCCCTGGTTCCCCTGTCCTGAAGAGTGAACataagtggagtgagtaggcctgagctcCCGACGTACTGGCATTCTCCACAATCTGTTTATGTGTGGTTAAAACCCATCCTACACCAAACCAGTTCACATGTAAAACAGAACACTTGGTAAAAAACCTACATGGACAAAGAGTTGCTtcctctcaataaaataagacatttCTCACTGTACCAGAGTCTCAGTTCCCTGAAATATGGACACAAAGCTCTGTGAGTATAGTCCAtcgtaaaaaatttttaatggcaTGGGTTCTGTACAACTATGTACATTTACAAATATTAAGTTATTACATGTTTCAAAATGAGCATTtttttatccaggcatggtggcacatgcctttaatcccagaacacaggtggtaggaggattgctgtgattttgaggccaccctgagactccatagcgaattccaggtcagcctgggctagagtgagaccctacctcaaaaaaccaaaacaaaaaaaaaaaaaaaacaaaaaaaaaactatctagaATCCctgagtcactcatgtggaagacaaaactctgaactggaagacaagacagaagaaattgattgggaggacAAAAattttgctaaattcaaaaaatcatgtagATGAGGAAACTATGGAATAccctaaaatgaacaaacatggagatcatgggaataacagaaggagaagaaatccaggccagaggcatactCAACAAtattattgaataaaattttcccaatctcacaGAAGAGAAGCCcgtccagatacaagaagcccacagaataccaggcaggatcaaagaagaaactccccaagacatcacagttaaaacttttttttttttttttaagttttttgaggtaaggtctcactctatcccaggctgacctggaattcactatgtagtctcagggtggccttgaactcatgccacctctgccccctgagtgctgagattaaaggtgtgatccaccacacccagatccatggttaaaacttttaacaatgaaaacaaagagaaaatgctaaaagcagcaagaaagaaataaCTCACTATATAAAACAGCATTCCCATCATAATTACCTcaggtttctcaatggaaaccctgaaagctagaaagacCTAAAATGGAACacctcaaagtctaaaaaactatggatTCCACCCAAAACTACGGTACCCactgaaagtatccctcataatagatggtgaaagggaaACCTTCCATAAAAAAAgacagctctatgattatatgaccaCAAAGCCATGCCTATAGAAAatatacttcagggaatactccacacagaagagtcaaacaaccaatctcaagagcctataaAAAGAAGGTAACAATAACCAAagctagagcaggctcaaaacaGTTAAAAGTTTAGGAaagcaccaaatcccataaagCACACCATCATGGTAGGGatgaaatcaaacctcacagtcataacCTTaattattaatggccttaactcacccatcaaaagacacaacagggtagatcagataactgaacccttctatctgctgtcttcaagaaacccacctcaccactaaagacagacacctcctcagggtgaaaggatggaaaatgatatcctAAGCAAAtggaagtaaaaaacaaacaggtgttgctatattaatatatgataaaacagacttaaaaccaaaagtaatcaaaaaggacaaagaaggccatgtcttattcatcaagggaacaatacaATATGAAGacatcacaattataaatctgtatgcaccaaacacaggtgtaacacagtttatttaaaaaaaatgatttgacagaaaagaaaagaaataaacaccaacaccatcacagtcagggacttcaatactccactatcatcgaTGGACAGATCATCTggcaaaagaaataccactggtgatatcaccatacctgatctaaagctatactacaaagccatagaacaaaaacagcatggtacttgcataaaaacaaaagtatagatcaatggagcagaacTGAAGACTCGaaccttaggtcaagtagctgtagctatagctatttgatctttgacaaaggcaccAATAACACAGActtgagaaaagatagcatcttccacaaatgagGCTAGACAGATttaataaccacatgtagaaaaactaaactagactcactcatctcaccatacacaaaaatcaactccacatGGATTAAAGCCCTCAATATaacacctgaaactcttcaactgctgaaataaaaaaaataggaggaactctctacaatataggagtggggaaggacttcctgaacaataccccagtggCCCAGTAAATCTTTCAACAAATGGGCTCCCATAAATCTAAGAAGCTTTTGCATAGaccatgggagaaaattttcaccagctataccactgacagaggcctattatctagaatctataaagacctaaaataaataaataaatgaacaataaaaaaagtaaagaaccCAATCAAATCAGGGgttagagaactgaacagggagttctcagaggaagaaatataaatggttaacacacacttaagaaaatgctcaacaggggctggaggaatgtcttagtagttaagacatttgcctacaaagccagaagacccaggttcaattccccaggacccacgttacccagatacacaagggggcgcacgcatctggagttcatctgcaatggctgtaggccctcgtgtgcccatatgctctctctctctccccctttccctgtcaaataaagaaataaataaaaataaaatattttttaaaaaagaaaatgttcaacatccctaatcgtaaaccaaaatgaactggtaccatagaaacctttctccttgaaggtaggcTAAAAAGCAttgaaccctcaaaaggagtacaGGAGAATGcccaaaaagaagggccctggaaagggtgggatgaagcctagccTTAAAAACCTTTGGCTCAGACctataactcacagtaccaggaATAGGTGCtactcacattgagctgttgattgcaaagacctatgaggtccccaaaacaagagaaGCTACAGTGAAAGCACtggattacctgcctgaggtaaaaggtaagagccTCTTGCTGAAGATATCATATGCTGCTGGCGCAGAACACAGAGACCTTGCTGGAATCCAGAATACAGCCATTCTCCAATTAACCTgtctagtactggaaagtgctacatgaaccactgggggaaagtggccaacaatggtgtaaGCAAGCAGGGGGTTGACACTACTCATCAACAACCAGCCCGACAAGaggtacacaccagtgcaatggtggcacacagccttggtgggtaactaatAGCTTTCTTATTGGTTAAAAGATCCagtcagtgaaaaggaacccatatctggaagtgggaaccaggtcagaatcctatggagataaagattatgctctgctcccactagtctttgactaaaagagtgAATATACCTATCTAACTCTTTAATTAATAATGCATATTCAATTAaatctatgctgactttactctcctttggagaatctgttttttttcctgtttgtttgttttccagaacatagagagacccaaggagataaactactcctcACATCTCAGCCAAGGCTCAAGCgaaaccacagagaaaatggggacaggatcaagagtgctgcttccatggtgaggcTGACAAGCAGTgtcagggtgcaggagacagatactgaggataatcaacacataccaaagcagaaatctagagctcctaagagctcatcaatgGAGTAGACATAAAACATccccactgttgcagtcaagttcgcattgctggcagaccaagggcagcttttgggaaaaaaggatctattttggcttagagactgaaggggaagctccatgatggcagagaaaaaggaaggcatgagcagagggtggacatcaccccctggccaacataaggtggaccatagc
This genomic interval from Jaculus jaculus isolate mJacJac1 chromosome 16, mJacJac1.mat.Y.cur, whole genome shotgun sequence contains the following:
- the LOC101616494 gene encoding mitochondrial import inner membrane translocase subunit Tim8 A-like, yielding MDPSSSSSAVGFGSMDPQLQHLIKVEKQKQRFQQLVHQMTELCWEKCMDKPGPKLDSRAEACFVNCVERFIVTSQFILNRLEQTQKSKPVFSERLSD